One genomic region from Fictibacillus marinisediminis encodes:
- a CDS encoding PdaC/SigV domain-containing protein, whose product MKKSIFRLTMVTIAIALIASVFFVNSEAKAASVQTAFVNVKTSLNVRNAPSEKATIIGSLKSGATVSVYSKTKSGWSEIRYKSKKAYVSTKYLKFFTGVTISKHQYKNTKAVSYPQVKGLKSKKAQDKINAALLSHAKESYNEYLQLLKDEKEIQGDKMCKEYPFSCDYDYSSSYSVKYNDGKQLSILFQDYEYTGGAHGMSSLEGYNFTISDGKELNLNNILTSDAKYTAVQKYAYNYMKKHKDIFYVTSQSDVNIKRDAQFYFNFNGITLKFGEYSVAPYAAGTPTVDIPRSVYK is encoded by the coding sequence ATGAAAAAATCAATTTTTCGCCTAACCATGGTTACCATTGCTATTGCCTTGATTGCTTCCGTATTTTTTGTGAATAGTGAAGCAAAGGCCGCATCCGTACAGACAGCTTTTGTAAATGTTAAAACATCGCTGAATGTCAGAAATGCTCCAAGTGAGAAAGCCACAATCATCGGCTCTTTAAAATCCGGCGCCACCGTATCCGTTTATTCAAAAACCAAATCCGGCTGGTCTGAAATTCGCTACAAAAGCAAGAAGGCTTATGTCTCTACCAAGTATCTTAAATTTTTCACGGGTGTAACGATCAGTAAGCATCAGTATAAAAATACAAAGGCTGTGTCCTATCCTCAAGTGAAGGGACTAAAAAGCAAAAAAGCTCAGGATAAAATCAACGCCGCTCTGCTGAGCCATGCGAAAGAATCGTATAATGAATATTTACAATTGCTGAAAGATGAAAAGGAAATTCAGGGAGATAAAATGTGCAAGGAATATCCTTTTTCCTGTGATTATGATTACTCATCCAGTTATTCCGTAAAATACAATGATGGCAAGCAGCTGAGTATCCTTTTTCAAGACTATGAATATACCGGCGGTGCACACGGAATGTCATCCCTCGAAGGGTATAACTTTACGATCAGCGACGGCAAAGAATTGAACCTGAACAACATTCTTACAAGTGATGCGAAATACACAGCCGTACAAAAATATGCGTATAACTATATGAAAAAGCATAAAGATATTTTTTATGTAACCAGCCAAAGTGATGTGAACATAAAACGTGATGCCCAGTTTTATTTTAACTTTAACGGCATTACCTTAAAATTCGGGGAGTATTCTGTTGCCCCTTATGCAGCAGGAACTCCAACAGTAGACATACCCAGGTCTGTGTACAAATAA
- the ilvA gene encoding threonine ammonia-lyase IlvA, which translates to MEQVQQQQKTVLVEDIMIANQRIKDVVLHTPLQFNPLLSAQYDCKLYLKREDLQVVRSFKIRGAYNRIKKLSQQELENGITCASAGNHAQGVAYSCHLLKSKGKIFMPTTTPKQKVNQVKFFGGEHVEIVLVGDTFDDAYEEAIVCSQAENRTFIHPYDNEDVIAGQGTVAVEILNDCDENIDYVFVPIGGGGLAAGIGTYLKSVSPQTKVIGAEPAGAPAMNECMLQGKHVCLDRIDPFVDGAAVKNVGAITYQICQEILDDIVVVPEGKVCSTLLSLYNQNAIVAEPTGSLSLAALDEYADQIKGKTVVCIVSGGNNDIGRMQEIKERSMIYEGLQHYFIVHFPQRAGALREFLDEVLGPEDDINRFEYTKKNNKETGPVLVGIELKNKEDYPELIQRMNRKGFAYQEVNKDKTLFHLLI; encoded by the coding sequence ATGGAACAGGTACAGCAACAGCAAAAAACGGTGCTCGTCGAAGACATCATGATCGCCAATCAACGAATCAAAGATGTGGTCCTTCATACGCCGCTGCAGTTTAATCCGCTTTTGTCCGCGCAGTATGACTGTAAACTCTATTTGAAACGTGAGGACTTGCAGGTCGTCCGTTCCTTTAAGATCCGCGGTGCGTACAATCGGATCAAAAAGCTGAGCCAGCAGGAACTTGAGAACGGCATCACGTGTGCGAGTGCAGGAAACCACGCTCAAGGTGTCGCTTATTCCTGTCATCTGCTGAAAAGCAAAGGGAAGATCTTTATGCCTACGACAACACCAAAGCAAAAAGTGAATCAGGTGAAGTTTTTTGGCGGAGAACATGTGGAGATCGTTTTGGTCGGGGATACATTTGATGATGCGTATGAAGAAGCGATCGTTTGCAGCCAAGCCGAAAATCGGACGTTCATTCATCCATATGATAATGAGGATGTGATAGCGGGCCAAGGCACTGTGGCAGTGGAGATTTTAAACGACTGCGACGAGAACATTGATTATGTGTTTGTTCCGATTGGAGGCGGGGGACTTGCTGCCGGAATCGGAACGTATTTGAAGAGTGTTTCTCCGCAAACGAAGGTGATCGGTGCTGAACCGGCGGGGGCACCGGCGATGAATGAATGCATGCTCCAGGGAAAACATGTATGTCTCGACCGCATCGACCCGTTCGTCGACGGCGCGGCTGTTAAAAATGTCGGGGCGATCACGTACCAGATCTGTCAGGAGATTCTGGATGACATTGTTGTTGTACCAGAAGGAAAAGTATGTTCAACACTGTTGTCGCTGTACAATCAAAACGCGATTGTCGCTGAACCGACCGGCTCTCTTTCTCTCGCTGCTCTTGATGAGTATGCCGATCAAATTAAGGGAAAAACAGTAGTATGTATCGTGAGCGGCGGCAACAATGATATCGGCCGTATGCAGGAGATCAAGGAACGTTCCATGATCTACGAGGGTTTGCAGCATTATTTCATCGTTCATTTTCCTCAGCGTGCCGGTGCGCTTCGTGAGTTTTTGGATGAAGTGCTCGGACCGGAAGATGACATCAACCGATTCGAATATACGAAGAAAAATAACAAAGAAACCGGACCGGTGCTGGTCGGCATCGAGCTGAAGAATAAAGAGGATTATCCGGAGCTGATCCAGCGCATGAACCGAAAGGGCTTTGCGTATCAGGAAGTGAATAAAGACAAGACACTGTTTCACCTGTTGATTTAA
- a CDS encoding MFS transporter, with protein sequence MSQSIDHAKTRRITGNIFKGSVGNLIEWYDWYVYSAFAVYFSADFFPKGDPTSQLLNTAAIFAVGFLMRPIGSLLMGRYADRHGRRAALTLSITIMAGGSLIIACTPGYSTIGILAPIILILARLLQGLSLGGEYGTSATYLSEMASTGRRGFYSSFQYVTLVAGQLVALGVQIILQQVLSESDMMSWGWRIPFVIGAMGALAVLWLRRTMDESEQFEKMGSENRANAGTVKALMKHPKAVLTVVGLTLGGTVAFYTYTTYLQKFMVNTVGLQKEVVSWINFIALLVFVVLQPLAGMLSDRIGRRPLLISFGILGTLLTVPLFMIMEQMKNPIVAFLLMMVGLIIVTGYTSINAIVKAELFPTEIRALGVGFPYALTVAVFGGTAEFIALWLKSIGAESLFYFYVAACIAVSFITYWRMGESSKVSHIEAELVAENDQLSVKGRSQHS encoded by the coding sequence ATGTCTCAATCTATTGATCACGCAAAGACGCGGCGCATTACGGGCAACATCTTCAAAGGTTCGGTTGGAAATCTGATTGAATGGTACGACTGGTACGTCTATTCTGCTTTTGCCGTGTATTTCTCTGCAGATTTCTTTCCGAAGGGGGACCCGACCAGCCAACTGCTCAACACGGCGGCGATCTTCGCCGTCGGATTCCTGATGCGGCCGATTGGGAGCCTGCTGATGGGCCGCTACGCCGATCGTCATGGCCGGCGTGCTGCGCTGACGCTTTCCATCACCATCATGGCAGGTGGGTCTCTGATCATTGCCTGTACCCCAGGTTATAGCACCATTGGTATACTAGCACCTATTATTCTGATTCTCGCCCGCCTGCTTCAAGGGTTGTCGTTAGGTGGAGAGTATGGAACCTCGGCAACGTATCTGTCCGAGATGGCAAGCACCGGTCGCCGCGGCTTCTACTCCAGCTTCCAGTACGTGACACTTGTTGCCGGACAGTTAGTGGCTTTGGGTGTTCAGATCATCCTCCAGCAAGTGCTCAGCGAATCCGATATGATGTCCTGGGGCTGGCGTATCCCGTTCGTCATTGGAGCAATGGGAGCATTGGCTGTATTGTGGCTGCGCCGTACGATGGACGAATCGGAGCAATTCGAAAAAATGGGTTCTGAAAACCGGGCGAATGCAGGGACCGTTAAGGCTCTAATGAAACACCCCAAGGCGGTGCTGACAGTGGTCGGACTAACGCTCGGCGGAACCGTTGCTTTCTATACCTACACGACGTATTTACAGAAATTCATGGTGAATACTGTCGGCCTCCAAAAGGAGGTCGTCAGCTGGATCAACTTTATTGCTCTGCTGGTATTCGTCGTGCTTCAACCGCTCGCCGGCATGCTGTCTGACCGTATCGGACGGCGCCCTCTATTGATTAGTTTCGGTATCCTCGGTACATTGCTGACGGTGCCGCTGTTTATGATCATGGAGCAGATGAAGAACCCTATCGTTGCTTTCTTGCTCATGATGGTGGGTCTCATCATTGTCACCGGTTACACTTCCATCAATGCGATCGTGAAAGCCGAGCTCTTCCCAACTGAAATCCGTGCCCTTGGCGTGGGTTTCCCCTACGCACTCACTGTCGCAGTGTTCGGCGGGACTGCGGAGTTCATCGCGTTATGGCTGAAGAGCATTGGAGCCGAGTCGCTCTTCTACTTCTACGTAGCTGCCTGCATTGCCGTAAGCTTCATCACCTACTGGCGTATGGGTGAGTCTTCGAAGGTCTCCCACATCGAAGCCGAGCTGGTCGCTGAAAATGACCAGCTGTCCGTGAAGGGCAGATCACAGCACTCTTAA
- a CDS encoding DinB family protein: protein MNRIDLLLNVLDTTFDKESWYAPFKHAVEGTTAEQANWRPTGEATKTIWENVNHLIYYKERLAANMEGREWTHNLDGNETFYLTEQSNDDKEWKKVVERAENVQRSLRQILSKTSVEELDQNSLEGKLLDIMLHDAYHTGQIIQIRKMQGSWPSHR from the coding sequence TTGAATCGAATTGACTTGCTCTTAAACGTGCTAGATACAACGTTCGACAAGGAGAGCTGGTATGCGCCGTTCAAACATGCAGTAGAAGGAACCACGGCAGAACAGGCTAACTGGCGACCAACTGGAGAGGCAACTAAAACAATTTGGGAGAACGTTAATCATCTCATTTATTACAAAGAGAGACTTGCAGCAAACATGGAAGGCCGTGAATGGACACATAATCTCGACGGTAATGAAACCTTCTATCTCACCGAACAATCAAATGACGATAAGGAATGGAAGAAAGTCGTTGAACGTGCCGAAAATGTACAACGCAGTTTAAGACAGATACTGAGTAAAACTTCCGTCGAAGAGCTTGACCAAAATTCCCTTGAGGGGAAATTACTGGACATAATGCTTCATGACGCTTACCATACTGGCCAAATTATTCAAATCAGAAAAATGCAAGGGTCCTGGCCTTCCCACCGCTGA
- a CDS encoding AAA family ATPase encodes MKIQIIGGSGTGKSTLAKFISEKENIKWIDTDHYLWKDDSFKENIPIEKRIELYQRDINSNSSYVASGSIFVWCTKGFSNRDLLVFLSLDEGVRMERLRNREIERNNFSQMWLDENGEYTNDFLEWCKTYLSESDKNMAGTYAEQSYQMEISKSPVLKLDSSRPVEEIYAEVLNRLSLHSK; translated from the coding sequence ATGAAAATCCAAATAATCGGTGGCTCGGGCACCGGCAAAAGCACTCTAGCAAAATTCATCAGTGAAAAAGAAAATATCAAGTGGATTGATACAGATCATTATCTTTGGAAAGATGACTCTTTTAAGGAAAATATTCCGATTGAAAAACGTATAGAACTGTATCAAAGAGACATTAATTCTAACAGTAGTTATGTCGCCTCTGGTTCCATTTTTGTATGGTGTACTAAAGGGTTTAGCAACCGTGACCTTTTAGTTTTTCTTTCACTTGATGAAGGCGTTCGAATGGAACGATTAAGAAACAGAGAAATTGAACGTAATAATTTTAGTCAAATGTGGCTTGATGAAAATGGTGAATATACGAATGATTTTTTAGAATGGTGTAAAACATATCTGTCAGAAAGTGATAAGAATATGGCCGGTACTTATGCGGAACAATCCTATCAAATGGAAATATCAAAAAGTCCCGTTTTAAAGCTCGACAGCTCTCGACCTGTCGAAGAAATCTACGCTGAAGTTTTAAACCGGTTAAGTCTGCACTCCAAGTAA
- a CDS encoding DUF4163 domain-containing protein: MRKRSSFLRIISAVLLVIVFSFSAYEPSIDANASSQKAKFTKHSYNGINLLRYPQVYGINKNAASKINSTLKKAADKSYKSYLDLKKAEKVVPKEELCKKTARCKYSFNSLYEVKYNSNGKLSIYYLEYTYTGGSHGKNHVTMYNFDLSTGKHYKINDILKTSSNYKKVHKYAFKYLSTHEPYSCYVSNLSDVTVNKNTQFSFSKDGIYLVFQENEIGSYDEVTPFIKIPKSVYKYVFL; this comes from the coding sequence ATGAGAAAACGATCATCTTTTTTGAGAATTATCTCAGCAGTTCTATTAGTAATTGTTTTTTCCTTTTCTGCATACGAACCAAGTATAGACGCTAATGCAAGTTCTCAAAAAGCGAAATTCACAAAACATTCATATAACGGCATTAATTTATTAAGGTATCCTCAAGTTTATGGAATCAACAAAAATGCCGCTAGCAAGATTAATTCCACACTTAAAAAAGCAGCAGATAAATCATACAAATCTTACCTTGATTTAAAGAAAGCAGAAAAAGTCGTTCCAAAAGAAGAATTATGTAAAAAAACGGCTAGATGTAAATATTCTTTTAACTCACTATATGAAGTAAAATATAACTCAAATGGTAAACTTAGTATCTATTATTTGGAATACACTTACACTGGTGGTTCACATGGAAAAAATCATGTAACAATGTACAATTTTGACCTTTCAACAGGTAAACACTATAAAATTAATGATATTCTTAAAACATCCAGTAATTATAAAAAAGTACACAAATATGCATTTAAATATCTTAGTACACATGAACCGTATTCCTGTTATGTATCTAATTTAAGCGACGTTACAGTTAACAAAAACACTCAATTTTCGTTTTCTAAAGACGGAATTTATCTGGTATTCCAAGAAAATGAAATTGGATCATATGATGAAGTGACTCCATTTATAAAAATTCCAAAATCAGTTTATAAATACGTTTTCCTATAG
- a CDS encoding cyclic-phosphate processing receiver domain-containing protein, whose product MGNISVFLDDYRTAPEGYVLTETIDECIELLRNYTIEHLSLDHDLVNKDRNGLMLVEMMVEEKRFANRITIHSANSVGGKAMYNCLKQAQQDSILSPSTIVSLRPLPLKYFPPRVLQHYLDVQ is encoded by the coding sequence ATGGGTAATATTAGCGTTTTCTTAGATGACTACCGGACTGCACCTGAAGGCTATGTTTTAACGGAGACGATTGACGAGTGTATAGAGCTGCTGCGAAATTACACTATCGAACATCTTTCTTTGGATCACGATTTAGTAAATAAAGACAGGAATGGGTTAATGCTTGTTGAAATGATGGTGGAAGAAAAACGATTTGCTAACCGCATCACCATTCATTCTGCCAATTCAGTTGGCGGCAAAGCGATGTACAACTGTCTAAAACAGGCACAACAGGATTCGATCCTTTCCCCCTCCACCATTGTATCCTTAAGACCCCTGCCCCTGAAATATTTCCCGCCAAGGGTTCTGCAGCATTATTTAGACGTACAGTAG